In a single window of the Platichthys flesus chromosome 5, fPlaFle2.1, whole genome shotgun sequence genome:
- the LOC133953552 gene encoding nucleosome-remodeling factor subunit BPTF-like isoform X4 yields the protein MRGRRGRPPKQAAVMREGSPGPVRGSRGGRTRGMRGRGRSRGRGRVASGGFCGSAEGDTEISGRENFHSSRGRRKVGASITAAPATSRSRGSRGRGRGSRGVRGVRGGVRRPLNKVVYDDNSDEEDDNISYRSEEDELLNDNPSDPEEEEALGNDSDYLEELPYDDDDASYCTESSFRSLSTLGSTPGPKRSRLMPPSSPILEAKDIPPLELPKSSEDLLVLTSQLLNVSAVYEVLRNFGSVLRLSPFRFEDFGAALASQEQCTLLAETHISLLKAILREEDTSNTTFGPADVKDSVNSTLYFVDGMTWPEVVRAYCESDPEYRHILPPQESEDYPYEPLESKIKVLQFLVDQFLTTNIAREELMSEGVVAYDDHCRVCHRLGDLLCCETCSAVYHLECVKPPLQEVPEDEWQCEVCVAHKVPGVADCIPEAQKSKPFIRQLPVGYDRHQRKYWFLNRRIVVEEDGEQEDKAIWYYSTKVQLADLIDCLDKDYWEADLYAALEEIRDEVHAHMDITEDLTNKARGTNKCFFTAANEEILERLRAKKEEELEEIKRRAAEESLRARMEKAREEFDLEKEDGEVGLKVEGHPEGKVKDSMEEEETNEEATEEKRDGVKSGVAEAPPTGQEGSSGSNFSDGPILPVSSAPTQTITVSSSLATEAPPPLTSSIEARLEGCSHKEVSNTTEAENSSSDPVGGDGIPNLSQPSQTCEENSNSSMGAGVPPRGPEPPDLVDKSSQSSLASFDDTGDGKDSANGEGCKRSSATRMVTRLRNPESKLSQLKNQQVLVVNAQGDVTRVSTRSSKDVVMKGALSQYFKLGQEGKYRVYHNQYSSNTLALNKHQHREDHDKRRHLSHKFCMTPAGEFKWNGSIHGSKVLTISTLRLTIIQLENNVPAPFMHPNWASHRTNWIKAVQMCSKAREFALALAILECAIKPVAMLPVWKDSLGHTRLNRMTSMEREEKEKVKKREKKLEDEETMLQATWVKYTFPIKHQVWKQKGEEYRVTGYGGWSWISKTYVQRFVPKLPGNTNANYRKELEDAKLGKKCTLLDLSRRPSVATPEAQGAAVLISEAKDQGSCSLSKPATDPLLSAEYLESNEKMEEEIKEEMDVKEKKTEEMSVEESPAKMEVDPTESPSNAEKMCSTEEGEASIKAEPTDDAQRPFYYDVVDVSNGFLTRIAYKKVVKSSKLDGLLERRVKQHVIEERQRQQVSASKPKTPALVSQATAPVPSTPVRPRSPLKPHTLAQTQLALSTAVKVEEKSCTPQTPGLGEVRGGKNEGESYTELSKTTNDTVTPLPFPSLDSTAKDSCSTGTGGDLASPQNQTTSLPKESNADFLERTMGPKETNSDTSGQAGVKLPEGETIAQGTHSSLEYQTASVASDVTKTVHIDNTGSAIPNLKCDSVRTSTNVPDQKSGQNTSPFKPVQQNPEISAHSGPGENGMAPAENQEIGQHKTKSISSPDTAPVSPLPQVNGNDGLGSESMLSNSVMGSNNGMLTNSPQNSTVKIEEQGLVVSPKDRTQQKPLVNGDWTPVNNSTETGLKEPGLVSRVEGKTSISDQEYKPPIKITRLENNLDAPGPNTQSTQQHNSTSPVQTETKASSVVKIIRMAPSPIPSAEESSLSDDFAEENSNSGTTEPLKTLITQVTTKSTTTTTTVVSTEMRTANVPSNACGEKVSTTESSAVSTLKTMTKTTVTKICSPGLDGQSDDSQGEMVTQEQRTMLSASVSKSTTDTNGKTSVTSVAVSQEDSASTKNHVRLLKFSRTKKTRSGTALPSYRKFVTKSSRKSIFVLPYDNLKVLARRGGFRELPLFSYNAKPALDIWPYPSPRPTFGITWRYRLQTVKCLAGVSLMLRLLWASLRWDDMAVKPSAAIGTTRTALSPLIATETSDTEITTTEIIKRRDVGPYGIRSEYCIRKIICPLGVPDTPKETHTPQRKGLRSSALRPKKPEPAKQTGPVVIETWVAEEELDLWEIRAFSERVEKEKAQAAEQAKKRLEQKPGTATPTGTPPTSALTPKVIVGSLTGQGTSSTKVVLSTKMGTPVTFQQNKNFQQSFATWVKQGQSTGAEGTMAMSGGHTFQITGTSVGGKVLTTKLPLPANSKIVTVNVPTSQGGVVQQKVLGIIPSSTAGGAQTYTTFQPRTTTLNIRPHTPGSQQQVLATGSQIRPGMTVIRTPLQQTGPMGKTILRSPLVVQQGQGGQQVVTQIIRGQAVSTAISGASPVATVTGQGASPATLGQAAPGTPRAQGQGQVKLTLAQLTQLTQKQQATSGVDRQAGVGGTQQALTVMVQGQGQTTGQLQVIPHGVTVIPGPGQQLMQASLPNGQVQRFLFTPMASAATPTSSTVNTVPGQPNSTCTKTPAQPAQQAAAPIQAGVPSLATTSSPTSATPQGQLPPQTQAHMPIQSPTSLQVKTQGGTVQLQQTPQLISVSGLQQQVQVLAQLQAQQGGGSLPQHIKLQLPIQIQQAGTTSAQGGQIGNVVTIQAASVQEQLQRIQQLREQQQQKKKQAAEAKREQALNAASQSDIIQKQVVMKQNAVIEHLKQKKTLTPAEREENQRMIVCNQVMKFLLDRIDKDDRQSAKRRKKEEVVEAKKRLANASKLSSLLYRHKESLKMEILKKRALLDKDLQLEAQEELKRDLLRMRREKERAQAAAKQAAQAAAQAAHKQQQHTLAHAHGIAAQHHLATTATSAHKRKRDEERETATSAKSKSKKKLIVTTNTKDNKKEIKLYCVCKTPYDETKFYIGCDLCTNWYHGDCVGITEKEAKKMDDYICVECKRGQESSSEELFCICRTPYDESQFYIGCDRCQNWYHGRCVGILQSEANHIDQYVCPQCQSTEDAMTVFTPLTDKDFEGLRRILRSLQAHKMAWPFLEPVDPNDAIDYYRVIKEPMDLSTMEERLQKREYVKLTEFVADMTKIFDNCRYYNPSDSPFYQCAEVLESFFVQKLKGFKASRL from the exons AtgagggggagaagaggaaggccGCCCAAACAAGCAGCCGTGATGCGGGAGGGTTCACCCGGGCCAGTCCGCGGCTCTCGGGGCGGCAGGACCAGAGGGATGCGCGGGCGGGGGAGAAGCAGAGGTCGTGGCCGGGTGGCAAGCGGCGGCTTCTGCGGCTCCGCGGAAGGGGACACGGAAATCTCCGGCCGAGAGAACTTTCATTCGTCCCGGGGCCGCAGGAAAGTTGGAGCCTCCATCACGGCGGCGCCCGCGACATCGCggagcagaggaagcagagggagaggcaggGGGTCCAGAGGCGTCCGCGGCGTCAGAGGCGGAGTGCGGCGGCCTCTCAACAAGGTGGTGTACGACGACAACAGCGACGAGGAGGACGATAATATAAGCTACAGGTCTGAGGAAGACGAACTCCTGAACGACAACCCTTCGGATCCCGAAGAAGAGGAGGCCTTGGGAAACGACTCGGACTATCTGGAGGAGCTGCcgtatgatgatgatgatgccagCTACTGCACCGAGAGCAGCTTTCGGAGCCTCAGCACGCTCGGTAGCACCCCAG GCCCGAAGAGGAGTCGGTTAATGCCACCGAGCTCTCCCATCCTTGAGGCAAAAGACATTCCTCCCCTGGAACTTCCCAAGTCGTCTGAGGACCTCCTGGTCCTCACCTCGCAGCTCCTCAATGTATCTGCTGTCTACGAGGTCCTCCGAAACTTTGGCTCAGTGCTCCGTCTCTCTCCGTTCCGCTTTGAGGATTTCGGTGCAGCGCTGGCCAGCCAGGAGCAGTGCACGCTGCTGGCTGAGACCCACATCTCCCTGCTCAAAGCTATTCTCAGAGAAGAGGACACTTCCAACACCACATTTGGTCCTGCTGACGTGAAGGACTCTGTTAACTCCACTTTGTATTTTGTGGATGGTATGACCTGGCCAGAGGTTGTGCGGGCGTACTGTGAGAGTGACCCGGAGTACCGGCATATTCTGCCTCCCCAAGAGAGCGAGGATTACCCATATGAACCATTAGAGAGCAAAATTAAAGTTCTACAGTTTTTGGTGGACCAGTTCCTTACGACCAATATTGCCCGGGAGGAACTCATGTCAGAAGGAGTGGTTGCCTATGATGACCACTGCAGAGTGTGCCATCGTCTCGGTGACCTGCTGTGCTGCGAGACATGTTCGGCCGTTTACCATCTGGAGTGTGTGAAACCACCGCTGCAGGAAGTACCAGAGGACGAGTGGCAGTGCGAAGTGTGTGTAGCACACAAGGTTCCTGGTGTTGCGGACTGCATCCCAGAGGCTCAGAAGAGCAAGCCATTTATCCGTCAACTGCCAGTCGGCTATGACCGACACCAGCGCAAATACTGGTTCCTGAATCGACGCATTGTTGT TGAAGAGGATGGAGAGCAGGAAGACAAAGCCATCTGGTACTACAGCACCAAG GTCCAGCTGGCTGATCTGATAGATTGCTTGGATAAGGACTACTGGGAGGCCGACTTGTACGCAGCCCTTGAGGAGATAAGGGACGAGGTGCACGCACATATGGACATCACTGAAGACCTAACCAACAAGGCCCGTGGCACCAACAAGTGTTTCTTCACTGCCGCCAACG AGGAGATCCTGGAGCGGCTGCGGGctaagaaggaggaggagctggaggagataaAAAGACGAGCTGCCGAGGAATCCCTTAGAGCACGGATGGAGAAGGCGAGGGAGGAGTTTGATTTGGAGAAGGAAGACGGAGAGGTCGGGCTGAAAGTTGAGGGACATCCGGAAGGCAAGGTCAAAGATtcgatggaggaggaggagacaaacgAAGAGGCCACAGAAGAGAAAAGGGATGGTGTCAAATCTGGAG TTGCTGAAGCTCCACCCACTGGCCAAGAAGGCAGTAGTGGCAGTAACTTCTCAGATGGACCAATACTTCCAGTATCCTCAGCTCCGACACAAACCATCACTGTGAGCTCAAGCCTGGCTACTGAGGCTCCACCGCCCCTGACCTCCAGCATAGAGGCTCGTCTAGAGGGCTGTTCCCATAAGGAGGTCTCTAACACCACTGAAG CAGAAAACTCGTCATCAGATCCTGTCGGTGGAGATGGAATCCCAAACCTGAGCCAGCCCTCTCAGACCTGTGAAGAGAACAGTAACAGCAGCATGGGAGCCGGGGTCCCTCCCAGGGGCCCAGAACCCCCAGACTTGGTTGACAAGTCCTCCCAGTCATCCCTGGCAAGCTTTGATGACACAG GAGACGGTAAAGACTCGGCCAATGGTGAGGGCTGCAAGAGGTCTTCGGCGACTCGCATGGTGACCCGGCTGAGGAACCCAGAAAGCAAGCTGAGTCAACTCAAGAACCAAcag GTGTTAGTGGTAAATGCACAAGGTGACGTCACACGTGTCAGCACGCGCAGCAGCAAAGACGTGGTGATGAAGGGGGCCCTCTCTCAATACTTCAAGCTTGGCCAGGAGGGCAAGTACCGCGTCTATCATAACCAGTACAGCTCCAATACCCTGGCCCTCAACAAGCACCAGCACAGAGAG GACCACGACAAGAGGCGACATCTCTCGCACAAGTTCTGCATGACACCTGCAGGAGAATTTAAGTGGAACGGGTCTATCCATGGCTCTAAGGTTCTCACCATCTCCACACTGAGACTCACCATCATCCAGCTGGAGAACAATGTTCCAGCGCCATTTATGCACCCTAACTGGGCCTCACACAG gaCAAATTGGATCAAAGCAGTTCAGATGTGCAGTAAAGCGAGGGAGTTTGCGCTGGCCCTGGCTATCCTGGAATGTGCCATTAAACCTGTGGCCATGCTGCCTGTCTGGAAAGACTCACTGGGCCATACAAG GTTAAATCGCATGACATCCATGGAGCgcgaggagaaggagaaagtaaaaaaacgtGAGAAAaagctggaggatgaagagacgATGCTACAGGCCACTTGGGTCAAATACACCTTCCCAATCAAACATCAG GTGTGGAAGCAGAAAGGAGAGGAGTATCGTGTTACAGGCTACGGGGGCTGGAGTTGGATCAGTAAGACCTATGTGCAGCGGTTTGTCCCCAAGCTTCCCGGCAACACCAATGCCAACTACCGCAAAGAACTGGAAG ATGCGAAACTTGGCAAGAAGTGTACCCTCCTGGACCTGAGTCGACGACCCAGCGTTGCAACACCAGAAGCTCAGGGAGCTGCTGTTTTAATCAGTGAAGCAAAAGATCAAGGCTCATGCAGCCTCTCCAAACCTGCAACAGATCCTCTGCTGTCTGCTGAATATCTCGAGTCTAATGAGAAGatggaagaagaaataaaagaagagatggatgtaaaagaaaaaaagacggAGGAGATGTCGGTTGAGGAATCACCTGCAAAGATGGAGGTGGACCCCACAGAATCACCATCGAATGCAGAGAAAA TGTGCAGCACTGAGGAGGGTGAGGCTTCCATTAAGGCGGAGCCAACAGATGACGCTCAACGGCCCTTTTACTACGATGTGGTGGATGTCAGCAACGGTTTCCTCACCCGCATTGCCTACAAGAAGGTGGTCAAGTCCTCCAAGCTGGACGGCCTGCTGGAGCGGCGGGTGAAGCAGCACGTTATTgaagagaggcagaggcagcaaGTGTCTGCCTCCAAACCCAAGACCCCTGCACTAGTTTCACAAGCTACAGCTCCTGTTCCGAGCACTCCCGTCCGGCCGCGGTCGCCACTCAAGCCCCATACTCTCGCTCAGACACAGCTCGCATTGAGCACCGCTGTGAAAGTGGAGGAGAAATCTTGCACACCACAAACTCCAGGGCTAGGAGAAGTTagaggaggaaaaaatgaaGGGGAGAGTTACACTGAACTCTCAAAAACTACAAATGATACTGTCACTCCCCTTCCTTTCCCCAGTCTGGACTCCACAGCCAAAGACAGTTGCAGTACAGGTACGGGTGGAGATTTGGCTTCACCTCAAAATCAGACCACCTCTTTGCCCAAGGAATCGAATGCAGACTTCCTGGAAAGGACCATGGGGCCAAAAGAAACCAATTCAGACACTTCAGGGCAAGCGGGTGTAAAACTCCCCGAAGGGGAAACTATAGCACAGGGAACCCATAGCTCTTTAGAGTATCAAACAGCCAGTGTAGCATCAGATGTTACCAAGACTGTGCATATTGACAATACAGGTTCTGCGATTCCCAATTTAAAATGTGACTCTGTAAGGACATCTACAAATGTACCTGACCAGAAAAGTGGCCAGAACACATCCCCTTTTAAACCTGTCCAGCAAAACCCAGAAATCTCTGCACATTCAGGCCCTGGGGAAAATGGCATGGCGCCAGCGGAGAACCAAGAAATTGgacaacacaaaaccaaaagtATTAGCTCTCCCGACACCGCTCCAgtttctcctctccctcaggtAAATGGTAACGACGGCTTGGGGAGTGAAAGTATGTTGAGTAACTCTGTCATGGGCTCAAATAATGGCATGCTCACCAACAGTCCCCAGAACAGCACTGTTAAAATTGAAGAACAAGGACTAGTTGTCTCCCCGAAGGACCGCACTCAGCAAAAGCCTCTGGTGAATGGAGATTGGACCCCTGTGAACAACAGCACAGAGACTGGGCTGAAAGAACCAGGTCTAGTTTCGAGGGTTGAGGGCAAGACATCGATATCGGACCAGGAATACAAACCTCCAATAAAGATAACAAGGCTGGAAAACAACTTAGATGCACCAGGACCTAATACTCAGAGCACTCAACAGCACAACAGCACGTCCCCAGTTCAGACTGAGACCAAAGCCAGTTCTGTTGTCAAGATCATCAGAATGGCACCGTCCCCTATACCCTCTGCAGAGGAGTCGAGTCTCAGTGATGACTTCGCTGAGGAGAACAGTAACAGTGGGACGACAGAGCCACTCAAAACCCTCATCACCCAGGTAACCACAaagtccaccaccaccaccacaacagtAGTTTCCACAGAGATGAGGACAGCCAACGTGCCATCCAACGCATGTGGAGAAAAGGTGTCAACAACAGAAAGCAGCGCAGTGTCCACGCTTAAAACCATGACCAAAACAACTGTGACCAAAATCTGTTCCCCCGGGCTTGACGGTCAGTCGGACGACAGCCAGGGTGAAATGGTGACACAAGAACAGAGAACCATGCTCTCGGCGTCTGTCAGTAAGTCAACTACCGACACCAATGGGAAAACCTCTGTTACATCTGTTGCCGTGAGCCAAGAGGACTCCGCATCAACAAAGAATCACGTCCGCCTCCTGAAATTCTCCCGCACCAAGAAGACACGCTCGGGCACAGCTCTTCCTTCATACCGCAAGTTTGTCACCAAGAGCAGCCGCAAGAGCATTTTTGTACTGCCCTATGACAACTTGAAGGTGCTAGCGAGGCGAGGTGGATTCCGGGAGCTTCCTCTGTTTAGCTACAACGCCAAGCCAGCCCTGGACATCTGGCCGTATCCCTCACCCAGGCCCACATTTGGCATCACCTGGAG ATATCGTCTGCAGACTGTGAAGTGTTTGGCCGGTGTGAGTCTGATGCTGAGGCTCCTGTGGGCCTCTCTGAGGTGGGACGACATGGCTGTCAAACCGTCCGCTGCCATCGGCACCACTCGCACAG CCCTATCCCCACTCATTGCTACAGAGACATCGGATACTGAAATCACCACGACAGAGATCATCAAGCGCCGTGACGTGGGGCCCTACGGCATTCGCTCAGAGTACTGCATCCGCAAAATCATCTGTCCACTTGGAGTGCCGGATACTCCGAAAG AAACACACACCCCTCAGAGAAAGGGCTTGCGCTCCAGTGCCTTGCGCCCCAAGAAGCCTGAGCCTGCCAAGCAGACGGGCCCAGTCGTGATCGAGACGTGGgtggctgaggaggagctggacctGTGGGAGATCCGAGCCTTCTCAGAAAG ggtggagaaggagaaagctCAGGCAGCAGAGCAGGCCAAG AAACGTCTCGAACAGAAACCAGGCACAGCGACACCGACAGGGACCCCCCCAACATCTGCCTTGACACCCAAAGTCATTGTCGGGTCATTGACAGGCCAGGGCACGTCCAGCACCAAGGTAGTGCTGTCCACCAAGATGGGCACCCCCGTCACATTCCAGCAAAACAAGAACTTCCAGCAGTCGTTCGCCACCTGGGTCAAGCAGGGTCAAAGCACAG GCGCGGAGGGCACTATGGCCATGTCGGGTGGGCACACTTTCCAGATTACGGGAACGTCCGTGGGTGGAAAGGTGTTGACCACCAAGCTGCCGCTGCCGGCTAACAGCAAGATCGTCACAGTCAATGTGCCAACTTCACAAGGAG GTGTGGTTCAGCAGAAAGTGTTGGGTATCATCCCGTCCAGCACAGCGGGTGGCGCCCAGACCTACACCACATTCCAGCCGCGCACAACCACACTCAACATCAGGCCCCATACCCCTGGCTCCCAGCAACAG GTTCTGGCAACTGGCAGTCAGATCCGTCCAGGAATGACGGTGATCCGAACCCCGCTCCAGCAGACGGGCCCCATGGGAAAGACGATACTACGATCACCTCTCGTGGTCCAGCAAG GTCAGGGCGGTCAGCAGGTAGTGACGCAGATCATCCGAGGTCAGGCAGTTTCCACGGCAATATCCGGTGCCAGCCCTGTTGCCACTGTCACTGGGCAGGGGGCCAGCCCCGCCACATTAGGACAGGCAGCACCCGGCACCCCACGGGCACAAGGGCAAGGCCAGGTTAAATTGACCCTGGCACAGCTCACCCAGCTCACACAG AAGCAGCAGGCCACGTCAGGTGTGGATCGGCAGGCTGGTGTCGGTGGTACCCAGCAGGCTCTGACAGTGATGGTTCAGGGTCAGGGCCAGACCACGGGCCAGCTGCAGGTCATACCTCACGGGGTCACCGTCATCCCAGGACCTGGGCAGCAGCTCATGCAGGCGTCACTGCCCAACGGCCAGGTGCAGCGCTTCCTCTTCACCCCAATGGCCTCAGCTGCCACACCCACATCAAGCACAG tCAACACAGTTCCAGGTCAACCAAATTCCACCTGCACCAAAACCCCGGCCCAACCCGCCCAACAGGCAGCAGCCCCCATCCAGGCGGGGGTGCCTTCACTTGCCACCACCAGCAGCCCTACTTCGGCGACCCCACAGGGCCAGCTGCCGCCTCAGACGCAGGCCCACATGCCCATCCAATCACCCACTTCGCTGCAGGTTAAAACACAGGGAGGaacagtgcagctgcagcagacgccTCAGCTCATCAGCGTGTCTGGACTGCAGCAGCAGGTACAG GTGCTGGCCCAGCTGCAGGCCCAGCAGGGTGGAGGCTCTCTGCCACAGCacatcaaactgcagctccCCATCCAGATACAACAGGCCGGGACCACCTCAGCTCAGGGAGGACAG ATAGGGAACGTGGTCACCATCCAGGCAGCTTCTGTCCAGGAGCAACTGCAGCGAATCCAACAGCTCcgagaacagcagcagcagaagaagaaacaagccGCAGAGGCCAAGAGAGAGCAGGCCCTCAACGCAGCCAGCCAGAGCGACATCATTCAGAAAcag GTGGTGATGAAACAAAACGCTGTGATCGAGCACCTGAAGCAGAAGAAGACCCTGACGCCTGCAGAGCGGGAGGAGAACCAGAG GATGATCGTATGCAACCAGGTGATGAAGTTCCTCCTGGACCGGATAGACAAGGATGACAGGCAGTCAgccaagaggaggaaaaaggaagaGGTGGTTGAGGCGAAAAAGAGGTTGGCCAACGCCAGCAAGCTCTCCTCGCTCCTTTACCGGCACAAAGAGAGCCTTAAGATGGAAATCCTGAAGAAGCGAGCGCTTCTGGACAAGGATCTGCAGCTAGAGGCCCAG GAGGAGCTAAAACGCGACCTGCTTCGGATgcggagggagaaggagagggctCAGGCTGCAGCCAAGCAGGCAGCCCAGGCCGCAGCCCAGGCCGCccacaagcagcagcaacacactctGGCACACGCACACGGCATCGCCGCTCAGCACCACCTCGCCACAACCGCCACCTCGGCACACAAGAGGAAACGGGACGAGGAGAGGGAAACAGCGACGTCAGCCAAATCCAAGTCGAAGAAGAAATTGATCGTGACGACTAATACGAAGGATAACAAGAAGGAGATCAAGCTGTACTGCGTCTGCAAGACGCCATATGACGAGACCAA GTTTTACATAGGCTGCGACCTCTGTACCAACTGGTATCACGGTGACTGTGTGGGCATCACAGAGAAGGAGGCCAAGAAAATGGACGACTACATCTGTGTGGAGTGTAAACGGGGCCAggagagcagctcagaggagtTGTTCTGCATTTGTCGGACGCCATACGACGAGTCCCA GTTCTACATTGGCTGCGATCGCTGTCAAAACTGGTACCACGGTCGCTGTGTGGGCATCCTGCAGAGCGAGGCCAACCACATCGACCAGTACGTGTGCCCGCAGTGTCAGTCGACAGAGGACGCCATGACGGTCTTCACCCCGCTCACGGACAAGGACTTCGAAGGTCTGCGGAGGATTCTGCGCTCCTTACAG gcaCATAAAATGGCGTGGCCGTTCCTGGAGCCAGTGGACCCGAATGACGCCATCGACTACTACAGGGTCATCAAGGAACCAATGG